One Arthrobacter sp. FW306-07-I genomic window carries:
- a CDS encoding NAD(P)-binding domain-containing protein yields MTSPEPTSPESLQSLPVAVIGAGPVGLAAAAHLLERGLEPLVLEAGPTVGAAIRQWGHVRVFSTWKYNLDAASVRLLERSGWEAPRPTALPYGAQIVSEYLEPLAATPELKDRIRTGARVVAVSRQGMDKGRSQGRDTAPFLLRIEHDGGKVTQVLARAVVDTSGTWSTPAPLGSSGLPAPGEAEARAAGLVTGPLPDVSAGGFAGRRTLVIGSGHSAANMVLDLARLARANPGTEVLWAIRAATPARAYGGGDADQLPARGQLGARLRTAVDTGAVQLLTDFHTASIGMHDGAVTVHSTDGRAVEVDRVIPTTGFRPDLAMLSELRLDLDPAVEAPKDLGPLIDPDFHSCGTVPAHGARILAQPETDFYLAGMKSYGRAPTFLMATGYEQVRSIAAALAGDTEAADAVELELPETGVCSTSIPSDSDDAGDSVGESCCAAPAPVPVTIGFATGLQHGRSSETISG; encoded by the coding sequence ATGACATCGCCGGAACCTACATCGCCCGAGTCCCTGCAGTCCCTGCCTGTTGCCGTGATCGGCGCCGGACCCGTCGGCCTGGCCGCGGCCGCGCACCTGCTGGAACGCGGGCTGGAGCCATTGGTCCTTGAGGCAGGCCCAACTGTTGGCGCTGCCATCCGCCAGTGGGGCCACGTCCGCGTCTTTTCCACGTGGAAGTACAACCTGGACGCTGCCTCGGTCCGGTTGCTGGAACGCTCCGGGTGGGAAGCGCCCCGGCCCACCGCCCTGCCGTACGGCGCCCAGATCGTGTCCGAGTACCTGGAACCGCTGGCCGCAACGCCGGAACTGAAGGACCGAATCAGGACCGGGGCGCGTGTGGTGGCCGTCAGCCGGCAGGGCATGGACAAGGGCAGGAGCCAGGGCCGGGACACTGCCCCGTTCCTGCTGCGGATAGAGCACGACGGCGGCAAGGTCACCCAGGTGCTTGCCCGCGCCGTGGTGGATACTTCCGGCACCTGGAGCACCCCGGCGCCGCTGGGATCGTCAGGGTTGCCCGCCCCCGGCGAGGCAGAGGCCCGGGCGGCGGGCCTGGTCACGGGGCCACTGCCCGATGTTTCAGCTGGTGGTTTCGCCGGCCGCCGCACCCTGGTGATAGGTTCCGGCCATTCGGCGGCCAACATGGTCCTTGACCTGGCCCGGCTGGCCCGCGCCAATCCCGGCACCGAGGTGCTCTGGGCCATCCGCGCGGCCACACCCGCCCGGGCCTACGGGGGCGGAGATGCCGACCAGCTGCCCGCCCGCGGCCAGCTCGGCGCGAGGCTCCGCACCGCCGTCGACACGGGTGCCGTCCAGCTCCTGACGGACTTCCACACCGCTTCCATCGGCATGCATGACGGCGCGGTGACAGTGCACTCAACGGACGGCCGCGCTGTTGAGGTGGACCGCGTCATTCCCACTACCGGTTTCCGCCCGGACCTGGCCATGCTCTCCGAGCTGCGCCTGGACCTGGACCCGGCGGTGGAGGCACCCAAAGACCTCGGCCCGCTGATCGATCCCGATTTCCACAGCTGCGGAACCGTCCCTGCCCACGGCGCCCGCATCCTGGCCCAGCCGGAGACGGACTTCTACCTGGCCGGCATGAAGTCCTACGGCCGGGCGCCCACCTTCCTGATGGCCACCGGGTACGAGCAGGTCCGCTCCATCGCCGCAGCCCTGGCCGGAGACACCGAGGCCGCGGACGCCGTGGAACTCGAACTGCCGGAAACCGGGGTGTGCTCCACCAGCATCCCCAGTGACTCGGATGATGCCGGTGATTCTGTCGGCGAATCCTGCTGCGCGGCGCCGGCACCGGTACCCGTGACGATCGGGTTCGCAACGGGCCTTCAGCACGGCCGCAGCAGCGAAACCATTTCGGGGTAG